Proteins encoded together in one Miscanthus floridulus cultivar M001 chromosome 16, ASM1932011v1, whole genome shotgun sequence window:
- the LOC136513981 gene encoding importin subunit beta-1-like — translation MDITQVLLAAQSPDANLRTVAEGNLTQFQEQNLPNFLLSLSVELSNDEKPPESRRLAGIILKNSLDAKDSAKKELLTQQWVSVDPSIKLKIKESLLVTLGSSVHDARHTSSQVIAKVASIEIPRREWQDLVAKLLGNMTSPGASAPLKQATLEALGYVCEEISPQDLEQDQVNAVLTAVVQGMNQTELSPEVRLAAVKALYNALDFAESNFANEMERNYIMKVVCETAVSKEVEIRQAAFECLVAIASTYYSHLDPYMQTIFNLTAHAVKGDEEPVALQAVEFWSAICDEEIALQDEYEGSEDGNSTVHFRFIEKALPSLVPMLLETLLKQEEDQDQDDNVWNISMSGGTCLGLISRTVDDAVVPLVMPFVEANITKPDWHCREAATFAFGSILEGPSVEKLAPLVQAGLDFLLNTMSDANSQVKDTTAWTLGRVFELLHSPAGASPIINNSNLPQIISVLLESSNDAPNVAEKVCGAIYFLAQGYEDAESMSSVLTPYLPNIIAALLSAADRADTTHFRLRASAYEALNEIVRVSHIPETSGIIGQLLQEIMRRLNLTFDLHILSSGDKEKQSDLQALLCGVLQVIIQKLSSTDAKSIISQTADQLMMLFLRVFACHNSTVHEEAMLAIGALAYATGPDFAKYMPNFFTYLEAGLQNYEEYQVCSISVGVVGDICRALEDKILPFCDCIMTLLLKDLSSSMLNRSVKPPIFSCFGDIALAIGENFEKYLPYAMPMLQGAAGLLGTLDQSDDDMVDYGNQLRRGIFEAYSGILQGIKGPKAQLMIPYATHLLQFTEAVFKDRSRDDSVTKAAVAVLGDLADTLGQSSKDLFKTHLFHVEFLRECQAQELDDEVRETAQWAQGMINQAVVVS, via the exons atggatatcactcaggtTCTGCTAGCTGCTCAATCTCCAGATGCTAACCTTCGAACAGTAGCAGAAGGCAACCTCACGCAGTTCCAGGAGCAGAATCTTCCTAACTTCCTCCTCTCCTTATCAGTAGAGCTCTCAAACGATGAAAAACCTCCGGAGTCTAGAAGGCTTGCTGGTATTATTCTTAAGAATTCTTTGGACGCAAAGGATTCTGCGAAAAAGGAGCTACTGACTCAGCAATGGGTAAGCGTGGATCCATCTATAAAATTGAAGATCAAGGAGTCGTTGCTGGTGACCCTTGGATCTTCGGTGCATGATGCAAGGCACACCTCTTCACAAGTCATTGCCAAGGTTGCATCAATTGAGATACCACGCCGAGAATGGCAAGACCTTGTTGCCAAATTACTGGGGAACATGACTTCTCCAGGCGCGTCTGCTCCTTTGAAACAAGCAACACTAGAGGCATTGGGGTATGTGTGCGAGGAGATTTCTCCACAGGACTTGGAGCAGGACCAAGTGAATGCTGTTCTTACTGCTGTTGTCCAGGGAATGAACCAGACAGAGCTCAGCCCTGAAGTTCGTCTTGCTGCAGTTAAGGCCCTATATAATGCTCTTGACTTTGCTGAGAGTAACTTTGCAAATGAAATGGAGAGGAATTATATAATGAAGGTGGTTTGTGAGACTGCTGTGTCTAAAGAAGTGGAGATCAGACAGGCAGCATTTGAATGCCTTGTTGCAATAGCATCTACATATTATTCACACTTAGATCCTTATATGCAAACCATATTCAACCTGACAGCTCATGCAGTGAAAGGTGATGAGGAACCGGTTGCACTTCAAGCTGTTGAGTTCTGGAGCGCTATTTGTGATGAAGAGATTGCACTACAAGATGAATATGAGGGATCTGAGGATGGCAACTCTACTGTTCACTTTCGCTTTATTGAAAAAGCCCTCCCTTCACTTGTTCCAATGCTGCTAGAAACTTTGTTGAAGCAAgaggaagatcaagatcaagatgataATGTTTGGAACATTTCTATGAGTGGTGGGACGTGCCTTGGACTCATTTCTAGAACTGTTGATGATGCAGTTGTCCCTCTTGTGATGCCATTTGTGGAGGCCAACATCACAAAGCCTGATTGGCATTGTCGGGAGGCAGCTACCTTTGCATTTGGTTCTATCCTTGAAGGCCCCTCTGTTGAAAAACTTGCTCCACTTGTCCAGGCTGGGCTTGATTTCTTGCTCAACACAATGAGTGATGCAAATAGCCAGGTAAAAGATACTACTGCTTGGACTCTTGGGAGGGTATTTGAGCTCTTGCATTCTCCAGCTGGTGCAAGCCCAATCATAAATAATTCAAACCTTCCTCAAATCATATCTGTGTTGCTTGAGAGTAGTAATGATGCTCCAAATGTGGCTGAGAAAGTCTGTGGAGCTATTTATTTTCTTGCCCAAGGATATGAAGATGCAGAGTCAATGTCTTCTGTGCTCACACCTTATCTACCTAATATCATTGCTGCTCTTCTTTCTGCCGCGGACCGTGCTGATACCACCCATTTTAGGCTTCGTGCTTCTGCTTATGAAGCACTGAATGAGATTGTGAGAGTCAGCCACATACCTGAAACTTCAGGCATCATAGGTCAATTGTTGCAGGAGATCATGAGAAGATTAAACCTTACATTTGATCTGCATATACTTTCTTCTGGTGATAAGGAGAAGCAAAGCGATCTGCAGGCTTTGCTATGCGGTGTTCTGCAGGTCATTATCCAGAAACTGAGCAGCACAGATGCAAAGTCCATAATTTCTCAGACTGCTGATCAGCTGATGATGCTGTTTCTGCGTGTCTTTGCCTGCCACAATTCTACTGTTCATGAAGAAGCAATGCTTGCAATTGGTGCTCTTGCATATGCTACTGGTCCAGATTTTGCGAAATACATGCCTAACTTCTTCACATACCTGGAGGCTGGCTTGCAGAATTATGAAGAGTACCAAGTGTGTTCCATCTCTGTTGGGGTGGTTGGTGATATTTGTCGTGCCTTGGAAGATAAAATTTTGCCCTTCTGTGATTGCATTATGACTCTTCTTCTAAAGGACCTATCAAGCTCTATGCTCAATCGGTCTGTGAAGCCTCCGATTTTCTCATGCTTTGGAGACATCGCTCTTGCTATTGGCGAGAATTTTGAGAAATACCTACCATATGCCATGCCAATGCTTCAAGGAGCTGCGGGACTCCTTGGTACTCTTGATCAGAGTGATGATGATATGGTTGATTATGGCAACCAGCTCAGACGCGGCATTTTTGAGGCATACTCTGGTATACTCCAGGGCATCAAGGGCCCAAAAGCTCAACTGATGATCCCATATGCAACCCATCTACTACAGTTCACTGAAGCTGTCTTCAAAGATAGGAGCAG GGATGACAGTGTGACAAAGGCTGCTGTTGCTGTCCTTGGGGATCTCGCAGACACACTTGGCCAGAGCTCAAAGGATCTGTTCAAGACCCACCTATTCCATGTTGAATTCTTGAGGGAGTGCCAAGCCCAAGAGTTGGATGATGAAGTTCGGGAGACTGCACAATGGGCACAGGGGATGATAAACCAGGCGGTGGTGGTCTCATGA
- the LOC136513982 gene encoding probable inactive receptor-like protein kinase At3g56050 isoform X2 codes for MLLRSRISPASMEKTRRHRVLAVLLVVLSALPDLGSCNGVEQGGTMNPEEGIGSASQARTFLREQQQQNRYWSGHFGNKASLPDVTTTDQWPPWLPWAPQAATPPTMSFPPTQAPAPSPAAAVVVSDPWHSSIALPPQPPVVVVQTDVGSRPVVAGVAAGARPHSGVSRPVYVIAAAGASLAAAVSVALFVLFYRSNKVVTVRPWATGLSGQLQKAFVTGVPSLKRSELEIACEDFSNVIGSLSNYMVYKGTLSTGVEIAVVSTTKNSAKEWSKHCESQFRKKITSLSRVNHKNFVNLLGYCQEEQPFTRMMVFEYAPNGTLFEHLHVREDGYLDWPTRLRVAVGVAYCLEHMHHLSPPEILRALDTSTICLTDDFAAKISDVFFCDEPRLSMSLSPPALSDRESVVYSYGMVLLETMTGRFTASDGGLLESWAAAYLRGERQLRDVMDPALRSSFHAATVDRLDGVIRGCTDREPRRRLAMPEVAKRLREITAMPPDAATPKVSPLWWAELEIISTELN; via the exons ATGTTGCTCCGTAGTAGAATCTCGCCGGCGTCCATGGAGAAGACGCGCCGCCACCGGGTGCTGGCTGTGCTGCTCGTGGTGCTCTCCGCGCTCCCTGATCTCGGCAGCTGCAACGGTGTCGAACAAG GAGGAACTATGAACCCAGAAGAAGGTATCGGCTCTGCCTCCCAAGCTAG GACATTCctgcgagagcagcagcagcagaacagGTACTGGTCCGGGCATTTCGGCAACAAGGCGTCGTTGCCAGATGTGACGACGACAGACCagtggccgccatggctgccgtGGGCACCCCAGGCGGCTACGCCGCCGACGATGAGCTTTCCACCAACGCAAGCCCCGGCAccttcgccggcggcggcggtggtcgtCTCAGATCCTTGGCACAGCAGCATCGCGCTGCCCCCACAGCCGCCGGTGGTGGTGGTACAGACCGACGTCGGCAGTAGGCCGGTGGTTGCAGGCGTGGCGGCCGGAGCGAGGCCGCACTCTGGTGTTAGCAGGCCTGTCTATGTCATTGCGGCGGCCGGGGCGTCCCTTGCCGCGGCCGTGTCGGTGGCCCTCTTCGTCCTGTTCTACCGGTCCAACAAGGTGGTCACCGTCAGGCCATGGGCGACTGGACTCAGCGGCCAGCTGCAGAAGGCGTTTGTCACAGGTGTGCCGTCGCTCAAGAGGTCGGAGCTTGAGATCGCCTGCGAGGATTTCAGCAACGTCATTGGCTCCTTGTCGAATTACATGGTGTACAAGGGGACCCTGTCGACCGGCGTGGAGATCgcggtggtgtccaccaccaagAACTCTGCCAAAGAATGGTCCAAGCACTGTGAATCACAGTTCAGGAAGAAG ATAACAAGCCTGTCCAGAGTGAACCACAAGAACTTCGTGAACCTGCTGGGCTACTGCCAGGAAGAGCAGCCCTTCACAAGGATGATGGTGTTCGAGTACGCGCCAAACGGCACGCTCTTTGAGCATCTACACG TTAGAGAAGACGGTTACCTGGACTGGCCGACTCGCCTGCGCGTGGCGGTGGGCGTGGCCTACTGCCTGGAGCACATGCACCATCTGAGCCCGCCGGAGATCCTGCGGGCGCTGGACACGTCCACCATCTGCCTCACCGACGACTTCGCGGCCAAGATCTCCGACGTCTTCTTCTGCGACGAGCCCCGCCTGTCCATGTCGCTGTCCCCGCCGGCGCTGTCGGACAGGGAGAGCGTGGTGTACAGCTACGGGATGGTGCTGCTGGAGACCATGACCGGCCGGTTCACGGCGTCGGACGGCGGCCTGCTCGAGAGCTGGGCCGCGGCCTACCTCAGAGGGGAGCGGCAGCTCAGGGACGTGATGGACCCCGCCCTGCGGAGCTCCTTCCACGCCGCCACTGTCGACAGGCTGGACGGCGTCATCAGGGGCTGCACCGACCGGGAGCCCAGGCGGCGGCTAGCCATGCCGGAGGTCGccaagcgcctcagggagatcaCCGCCATGCCACCCGACGCGGCCACCCCCAAGGTGTCGCCCCTGTGGTGGGCGGAGCTGGAGATCATCTCCACAGAGCTCAACTGA
- the LOC136513982 gene encoding probable inactive receptor-like protein kinase At3g56050 isoform X1 gives MLLRSRISPASMEKTRRHRVLAVLLVVLSALPDLGSCNGVEQGGTMNPEEGIGSASQARIKIIHGDRTRTFLREQQQQNRYWSGHFGNKASLPDVTTTDQWPPWLPWAPQAATPPTMSFPPTQAPAPSPAAAVVVSDPWHSSIALPPQPPVVVVQTDVGSRPVVAGVAAGARPHSGVSRPVYVIAAAGASLAAAVSVALFVLFYRSNKVVTVRPWATGLSGQLQKAFVTGVPSLKRSELEIACEDFSNVIGSLSNYMVYKGTLSTGVEIAVVSTTKNSAKEWSKHCESQFRKKITSLSRVNHKNFVNLLGYCQEEQPFTRMMVFEYAPNGTLFEHLHVREDGYLDWPTRLRVAVGVAYCLEHMHHLSPPEILRALDTSTICLTDDFAAKISDVFFCDEPRLSMSLSPPALSDRESVVYSYGMVLLETMTGRFTASDGGLLESWAAAYLRGERQLRDVMDPALRSSFHAATVDRLDGVIRGCTDREPRRRLAMPEVAKRLREITAMPPDAATPKVSPLWWAELEIISTELN, from the exons ATGTTGCTCCGTAGTAGAATCTCGCCGGCGTCCATGGAGAAGACGCGCCGCCACCGGGTGCTGGCTGTGCTGCTCGTGGTGCTCTCCGCGCTCCCTGATCTCGGCAGCTGCAACGGTGTCGAACAAG GAGGAACTATGAACCCAGAAGAAGGTATCGGCTCTGCCTCCCAAGCTAG GATAAAGATAATCCACGGTGACCGTACCAGGACATTCctgcgagagcagcagcagcagaacagGTACTGGTCCGGGCATTTCGGCAACAAGGCGTCGTTGCCAGATGTGACGACGACAGACCagtggccgccatggctgccgtGGGCACCCCAGGCGGCTACGCCGCCGACGATGAGCTTTCCACCAACGCAAGCCCCGGCAccttcgccggcggcggcggtggtcgtCTCAGATCCTTGGCACAGCAGCATCGCGCTGCCCCCACAGCCGCCGGTGGTGGTGGTACAGACCGACGTCGGCAGTAGGCCGGTGGTTGCAGGCGTGGCGGCCGGAGCGAGGCCGCACTCTGGTGTTAGCAGGCCTGTCTATGTCATTGCGGCGGCCGGGGCGTCCCTTGCCGCGGCCGTGTCGGTGGCCCTCTTCGTCCTGTTCTACCGGTCCAACAAGGTGGTCACCGTCAGGCCATGGGCGACTGGACTCAGCGGCCAGCTGCAGAAGGCGTTTGTCACAGGTGTGCCGTCGCTCAAGAGGTCGGAGCTTGAGATCGCCTGCGAGGATTTCAGCAACGTCATTGGCTCCTTGTCGAATTACATGGTGTACAAGGGGACCCTGTCGACCGGCGTGGAGATCgcggtggtgtccaccaccaagAACTCTGCCAAAGAATGGTCCAAGCACTGTGAATCACAGTTCAGGAAGAAG ATAACAAGCCTGTCCAGAGTGAACCACAAGAACTTCGTGAACCTGCTGGGCTACTGCCAGGAAGAGCAGCCCTTCACAAGGATGATGGTGTTCGAGTACGCGCCAAACGGCACGCTCTTTGAGCATCTACACG TTAGAGAAGACGGTTACCTGGACTGGCCGACTCGCCTGCGCGTGGCGGTGGGCGTGGCCTACTGCCTGGAGCACATGCACCATCTGAGCCCGCCGGAGATCCTGCGGGCGCTGGACACGTCCACCATCTGCCTCACCGACGACTTCGCGGCCAAGATCTCCGACGTCTTCTTCTGCGACGAGCCCCGCCTGTCCATGTCGCTGTCCCCGCCGGCGCTGTCGGACAGGGAGAGCGTGGTGTACAGCTACGGGATGGTGCTGCTGGAGACCATGACCGGCCGGTTCACGGCGTCGGACGGCGGCCTGCTCGAGAGCTGGGCCGCGGCCTACCTCAGAGGGGAGCGGCAGCTCAGGGACGTGATGGACCCCGCCCTGCGGAGCTCCTTCCACGCCGCCACTGTCGACAGGCTGGACGGCGTCATCAGGGGCTGCACCGACCGGGAGCCCAGGCGGCGGCTAGCCATGCCGGAGGTCGccaagcgcctcagggagatcaCCGCCATGCCACCCGACGCGGCCACCCCCAAGGTGTCGCCCCTGTGGTGGGCGGAGCTGGAGATCATCTCCACAGAGCTCAACTGA